The following are encoded together in the Pygocentrus nattereri isolate fPygNat1 chromosome 15, fPygNat1.pri, whole genome shotgun sequence genome:
- the spg21 gene encoding maspardin, with protein MEEIRVSPDYNWFRSTVPLKRIIVDDDDSKVWSLYDAGPKTIRCPIIFLPPVSGTAEVFFHQILALTGWGYRVISLQYPVYWDLLEFCDGFRKLLDHLQLDKVHLFGASLGGFLAQKFAEVTHKSPRVHSLVLCNSFSDTSIFNQTWTANSFWLMPAFMLKKIVLGNFAKGPVDPKMADAIDFMVDRLESLNQSELASRLTLNCQNSYVEPHKIKDVAVTIMDVFDQSALSNEAKEEMYKLYPNARRAHLKTGGNFPYLCRSAEVNLYIQIHLRQFHGTRYAAINPAMVSAEELEVQQSSLNNCRESDEES; from the exons ATGGAGGAGATAAGAGTGTCTCCTGACTACAACTGGTTTCGAAGCACCGTGCCCCTGAAACGA ATTATTGTGGATGATGACGACAGCAAAGTGTGGTCACTGTACGACGCCGGGCCAAAGACCATCAGGTGCCCGATCATCTTCCTTCCTCCTGTGAGCGGCACAGCAGAGGTTTTCTTTCACCAGATTTTGGCGCTCACTGGCTGGGGCTATCGGGTCATTTCG CTCCAGTATCCTGTCTATTGGGACCTATTGGAATTTTGTGATGGGTTTAGGAAGCTTTTAGACCACTTGCAACTGGACAAG GTGCACTTATTTGGCGCTTCCCTGGGAGGATTTCTGGCTCAGAAATTTGCAGAAGTGACGCACAAATCACCTCGAGTGCATTCTCTCGTCCTCTGCAATTCGTTCAGCGACACGTCCATTTTCAACCAAACATGGACGGCCAACAG tttctggcTGATGCCGGCTTTTATGCTTAAGAAGATTGTTCTCGGTAACTTTGCCAAAGGACCTGTTGATCCCAAAATGGCAGATGCTATTGACTTTATGGTCGACAGA ctGGAGAGCTTGAACCAGAGTGAACTGGCCTCTAGGCTCACCCTAAACTGCCAGAACTCCTACGTTGAACCTCACAAAATAAAAGATGTTGCAGTCACCATAATGgat GTTTTTGATCAGAGTGCTCTTTCAAATGAGGCCAAGGAGGAAATGTATAAGCTGTACCCCAACGCAAGAAGGGCTCATCTCAAAACTGGCGGAAACTTCCCTTACCTTTGTAGAAGTGCCGAAGTAAACCTTTACATCCAA ATACATCTAAGACAATTCCATGGGACGAGGTACGCTGCCATCAACCCAGCTATGGTTAGTGCAGAGGAACTTGAAGTCCAGCAGAGCAGCCTGAACAACTGCAGAGAGAGCGATGAAGAGTCATGA